A portion of the Sabethes cyaneus chromosome 3, idSabCyanKW18_F2, whole genome shotgun sequence genome contains these proteins:
- the LOC128743411 gene encoding 39S ribosomal protein L10, mitochondrial isoform X2 — MSSISLKAFLQPCNPLLSLKRFRGKINIQRPRAPHYERARVLELVKPIYKEPEFNAPCFDTKKEKLAVVENTYEKIIAREVRNWLDQSSIVAFIHLNSIKQEDFFKAQVALHRYQMSVKVYGKSIIRQAVENTKYEAIQPLFLTKTALVFGPDETKVKQLLNVLKKTPQFVLVAGIINGQFLSKNEFVNFASLPDLTTARAQLAAILSSTGAQIVSDLEGHQNQLVNVLEAFVRHEKSKTADSSSDGTENSNV; from the exons atgtctaGTATATCGCTGAAAG ctttcttACAACCGTGTAACCCGCTGCTAAGTCTGAAACGATTCCGTGGTAAAATAAACATTCAGCGACCTCGTGCACCACATTATGAAAGGGCTCGTGTACTGGAGCTGGTCAAACCAATTTACAAAGAACCCGAGTTCAATGCACCGTGCTTTGATACCAAGAAAGAGAAATTGGCCGTGGTGGAAAATACGTACGAAAAAATTATCGCTCGGGAGGTTCGGAACTGGCTGGACCAGAGTAGCATAGTTGCGTTTATCCATCTGAATTCGATCAAACAGGAAGATTTTTTCAAGGCGCAAGTTGCTCTACATCGTTATCAAATGAGTGTAAAAGTGTACGGCAAATCCATCATACGGCAAGCGGTAGAAAACACAAAATATGAGGCTATTCAGCCCTTGTTTCTAACCAAAACAGCGCTAGTATTTGGCCCAGATGAGACCAAAGTGAAACAGCTGCTAAACGTACTGAAGAAAACGCCCCAGTTTGTGTTAGTCGCTGGCATCATAAATGGACAGTTTTTGagtaaaaatgagttcgtaaaCTTTGCGTCTCTACCGGACTTGACGACCGCTCGTGCACAACTGGCGGCAATATTGAGCAGTACTGGAGCGCAGATTGTCTCAGATTTGGAGGGTCACCAGAATCAGCTAGTGAATGTGTTGGAGGCGTTCGTACGACatgaaaaaagtaaaactgCTGACTCTAGCAGTGATGGTACGGAAAATAGTAATGTTTAA
- the LOC128743411 gene encoding 39S ribosomal protein L10, mitochondrial isoform X1, with product MSSISLKAAFLQPCNPLLSLKRFRGKINIQRPRAPHYERARVLELVKPIYKEPEFNAPCFDTKKEKLAVVENTYEKIIAREVRNWLDQSSIVAFIHLNSIKQEDFFKAQVALHRYQMSVKVYGKSIIRQAVENTKYEAIQPLFLTKTALVFGPDETKVKQLLNVLKKTPQFVLVAGIINGQFLSKNEFVNFASLPDLTTARAQLAAILSSTGAQIVSDLEGHQNQLVNVLEAFVRHEKSKTADSSSDGTENSNV from the exons atgtctaGTATATCGCTGAAAG cagctttcttACAACCGTGTAACCCGCTGCTAAGTCTGAAACGATTCCGTGGTAAAATAAACATTCAGCGACCTCGTGCACCACATTATGAAAGGGCTCGTGTACTGGAGCTGGTCAAACCAATTTACAAAGAACCCGAGTTCAATGCACCGTGCTTTGATACCAAGAAAGAGAAATTGGCCGTGGTGGAAAATACGTACGAAAAAATTATCGCTCGGGAGGTTCGGAACTGGCTGGACCAGAGTAGCATAGTTGCGTTTATCCATCTGAATTCGATCAAACAGGAAGATTTTTTCAAGGCGCAAGTTGCTCTACATCGTTATCAAATGAGTGTAAAAGTGTACGGCAAATCCATCATACGGCAAGCGGTAGAAAACACAAAATATGAGGCTATTCAGCCCTTGTTTCTAACCAAAACAGCGCTAGTATTTGGCCCAGATGAGACCAAAGTGAAACAGCTGCTAAACGTACTGAAGAAAACGCCCCAGTTTGTGTTAGTCGCTGGCATCATAAATGGACAGTTTTTGagtaaaaatgagttcgtaaaCTTTGCGTCTCTACCGGACTTGACGACCGCTCGTGCACAACTGGCGGCAATATTGAGCAGTACTGGAGCGCAGATTGTCTCAGATTTGGAGGGTCACCAGAATCAGCTAGTGAATGTGTTGGAGGCGTTCGTACGACatgaaaaaagtaaaactgCTGACTCTAGCAGTGATGGTACGGAAAATAGTAATGTTTAA